In Streptomyces puniciscabiei, a single genomic region encodes these proteins:
- a CDS encoding DUF485 domain-containing protein, whose protein sequence is MATETPPPATPGAPLPSTEEFAEVQQSAEFGELRRAHRSFAFPLAVAFTSWYLLYVLLSNYAGGFMGTKVAGNINVALVMGLAQFLTTFLIAWWYARHAAAELDPKAEAIKSRMEGGA, encoded by the coding sequence GTGGCCACCGAGACACCGCCCCCCGCCACACCGGGGGCCCCACTTCCCTCCACCGAGGAGTTCGCCGAGGTGCAGCAGAGCGCGGAGTTCGGTGAACTGCGCCGCGCCCACCGATCGTTCGCCTTCCCGCTGGCCGTCGCCTTCACCTCCTGGTACCTGCTGTACGTGCTGCTCTCCAACTACGCGGGCGGCTTCATGGGCACCAAGGTGGCCGGCAACATCAATGTGGCCCTCGTCATGGGCCTCGCCCAGTTCCTCACCACGTTCCTCATCGCGTGGTGGTACGCCCGGCACGCCGCCGCCGAGCTCGACCCCAAGGCGGAGGCCATCAAGTCCCGGATGGAGGGCGGCGCATGA
- a CDS encoding solute symporter family protein — MSPAITLAAGEASRHRPLIITLFAVFVAATLVITVWAGRQTKDAADFYAGGRQFTGFQNGLAVSGDYMSAASFLGIAGAIALFGYDGFLYSIGFLVAWLVALLLVAEPLRNSGRYTMGDVLAYRLRQRPVRTAAGTSTIVVSIFYLLAQMAGAGVLVSLLLGITSDGGKIGIVALVGVLMIVYVTIGGMKGTTWVQMVKAVLLIAGALLLTFLVLLKFHFNVSDLLGKAADNSGKGAAFLEPGLKYGATGTTKLDFISLGLALVLGTAGLPHILIRFYTVPTAKAARKSVIWAIGLIGAFYLMTLALGFGAAALIKPDEIIASNKAGNTAAPLLALHLGGVDSDWGAILLATISAVAFATILAVVAGLTLASSSSFAHDIYANVIKKGQATEKQEVGAARWATVGIGAVSVVLGALARDLNVAGLVALAFAVAASANLPTILYSLFWKRFTTSGALWSIYGGLVTAVGLVLFSPVVSGSPASMFPEADFHWFPLENPGIISIPVGFLLGVVGTLLSKEVPDAGKYAELEVRSLTGTGAH, encoded by the coding sequence ATGAGCCCTGCGATCACCCTGGCCGCCGGCGAGGCGAGCCGGCACCGGCCGCTGATCATCACCCTGTTCGCGGTGTTCGTCGCCGCGACCCTCGTCATCACCGTCTGGGCGGGCCGCCAGACCAAGGACGCCGCCGACTTCTACGCCGGCGGACGCCAGTTCACCGGCTTCCAGAACGGCCTCGCCGTCTCCGGCGACTACATGTCCGCCGCGTCCTTCCTCGGCATCGCCGGCGCCATCGCCCTGTTCGGCTACGACGGCTTCCTGTACTCCATCGGCTTCCTCGTCGCCTGGCTCGTCGCCCTGCTCCTGGTCGCCGAGCCGTTGCGCAACTCCGGCCGCTACACCATGGGCGACGTGCTGGCCTACCGGCTGCGCCAGCGCCCGGTGCGCACGGCCGCCGGCACCTCCACGATCGTGGTCTCGATCTTCTACCTGCTCGCCCAGATGGCCGGCGCCGGTGTTCTCGTCTCGCTGCTGCTCGGCATCACCAGCGACGGCGGCAAGATCGGCATCGTCGCCCTGGTCGGCGTCCTGATGATCGTCTACGTCACCATCGGCGGCATGAAGGGCACCACCTGGGTCCAGATGGTCAAGGCGGTCCTGCTGATCGCCGGTGCCCTGCTGCTGACGTTCCTGGTCCTGCTGAAGTTCCACTTCAACGTCTCCGACCTGCTCGGCAAGGCCGCCGACAACAGCGGCAAGGGCGCGGCGTTCCTGGAACCGGGGCTGAAGTACGGCGCCACCGGCACCACCAAGCTGGACTTCATCTCGCTCGGCCTCGCCCTGGTCCTGGGCACCGCGGGCCTGCCGCACATCCTGATCCGTTTCTACACCGTGCCCACGGCCAAGGCCGCCCGTAAGTCGGTCATCTGGGCGATCGGCCTGATCGGCGCCTTCTACCTGATGACCCTCGCCCTCGGCTTCGGCGCCGCCGCGCTGATCAAACCCGACGAGATCATCGCCTCCAACAAGGCGGGCAACACCGCGGCACCCCTCCTGGCGCTGCATCTGGGCGGCGTCGACTCCGACTGGGGCGCGATCCTGCTCGCCACCATCTCGGCCGTCGCCTTCGCCACGATCCTGGCCGTCGTCGCGGGCCTCACCCTGGCCTCGTCGTCCTCCTTCGCCCACGACATCTACGCCAACGTCATCAAGAAGGGCCAGGCCACCGAGAAGCAGGAGGTCGGCGCGGCCCGCTGGGCAACGGTCGGCATCGGCGCGGTGTCGGTCGTCCTCGGCGCCCTGGCCCGCGACCTCAACGTGGCCGGCCTGGTCGCCCTCGCCTTCGCGGTCGCGGCCTCCGCCAACCTGCCGACCATCCTGTACAGCCTGTTCTGGAAGCGGTTCACCACTTCCGGCGCCCTGTGGTCGATCTACGGCGGTCTGGTCACCGCGGTCGGCCTGGTGCTCTTCTCCCCGGTCGTCTCCGGCAGCCCGGCCTCGATGTTCCCCGAGGCCGACTTCCACTGGTTCCCGCTGGAGAACCCCGGCATCATCTCCATCCCGGTCGGGTTCCTGCTCGGTGTCGTGGGCACCCTGCTGTCCAAGGAGGTACCGGACGCCGGCAAGTACGCCGAACTGGAGGTGCGGTCCCTGACGGGCACCGGAGCGCACTGA
- the moaA gene encoding GTP 3',8-cyclase MoaA gives MLIDTYGRVATDLRVSLTDRCNLRCTYCMPEEGLQWLAKPDLLTDDEIVRLVDIAVRLLGIEEVRFTGGEPLLRPGLVGIVERVAALDPRPQMSLTTNGIGLRRTATALKAAGLDRVNVSLDTLRPDVFKTLTRRDRHKDVLEGLEAAREAGLTPVKVNSVLMPGLNADEAPDLLAWAVAHDYELRFIEQMPLDAQHGWKREGMVTAGDILASLRTRFDLTPEGADARGSAPAERWLVNGGPHRVGVIASVTRPFCAACDRTRLTADGQIRTCLFATEETDLRAALRSGAADEEIARIWKLAIWGKKAGAGLDDPSFVQPDRPMSAIGG, from the coding sequence GTGCTCATCGACACCTACGGCCGGGTGGCCACCGACCTGAGGGTCTCGCTGACCGACCGCTGCAATCTGCGCTGCACGTACTGCATGCCCGAGGAGGGCCTGCAGTGGCTGGCCAAGCCCGACCTGCTCACCGACGACGAGATCGTCCGCCTCGTCGACATCGCCGTGCGCCTGCTCGGCATCGAGGAGGTCCGCTTCACCGGCGGCGAGCCCCTGCTGCGCCCCGGCCTGGTCGGCATCGTCGAGCGCGTGGCGGCCCTCGACCCCCGTCCGCAGATGTCCCTCACCACCAACGGCATCGGCCTCAGGCGCACCGCGACCGCGCTGAAGGCCGCCGGCCTGGACCGGGTCAACGTCTCCCTGGACACCCTCCGCCCCGATGTCTTCAAGACCCTGACCCGCCGCGACCGCCACAAGGACGTCCTCGAAGGCCTCGAGGCCGCCCGCGAGGCCGGCCTGACCCCGGTCAAGGTCAACTCGGTCCTGATGCCGGGCCTGAACGCCGACGAGGCCCCCGACCTGCTGGCCTGGGCCGTGGCGCACGACTACGAACTGCGCTTCATCGAGCAGATGCCGCTGGACGCCCAGCACGGCTGGAAGCGCGAGGGCATGGTCACCGCCGGGGACATCCTGGCCTCCCTGCGCACCCGCTTCGACCTCACCCCCGAGGGCGCCGACGCGCGCGGCTCGGCCCCGGCGGAGCGCTGGCTGGTGAACGGCGGCCCGCACCGGGTCGGCGTCATCGCCTCGGTCACCCGCCCGTTCTGCGCGGCCTGCGACCGCACCCGTCTCACGGCCGACGGCCAGATACGCACCTGTCTCTTCGCGACGGAGGAGACGGACCTGCGCGCAGCCCTCCGCAGCGGCGCCGCCGACGAGGAGATCGCCCGCATCTGGAAGCTGGCGATTTGGGGGAAGAAGGCGGGGGCGGGCCTGGACGACCCGTCGTTCGTGCAGCCGGACCGGCCGATGTCGGCGATCGGCGGCTAG
- a CDS encoding DUF3099 domain-containing protein yields the protein MRKQHGGSGQVFRITGARTGLAEDVRGRQRRYVISMTIRTVSVILAVSLWNVERYVATVALVAGALLPYIAVVIANAGRERPPSLPSTFITAPMRPMITPRAEEAQAESVPEDAAAQPTGAHGERTDPA from the coding sequence ATGCGGAAACAGCACGGCGGCAGCGGCCAGGTGTTCCGGATCACCGGAGCCCGGACGGGACTCGCCGAGGACGTGCGCGGCCGGCAGCGGCGGTACGTCATCTCGATGACGATCCGCACGGTGTCGGTGATCCTCGCGGTCTCCCTGTGGAACGTCGAGCGGTACGTCGCCACCGTGGCGCTCGTCGCCGGAGCGCTCCTGCCCTATATCGCCGTGGTGATCGCGAACGCCGGCCGGGAGCGGCCGCCGTCCCTTCCCTCGACGTTCATCACCGCGCCGATGCGGCCGATGATCACGCCGCGGGCGGAGGAGGCACAGGCGGAATCCGTACCGGAGGACGCGGCGGCTCAGCCTACGGGCGCGCATGGGGAGCGGACCGACCCCGCATGA
- a CDS encoding GlsB/YeaQ/YmgE family stress response membrane protein, with protein sequence MGWLWAIIVGFVLGVIAKAVIPGKQHSPLWLTTICGMLGAIVGNAVARAVGVASTRGIDWSRHIFQLVAAIIIVAAVDALYMATLGKRKQERVGV encoded by the coding sequence ATGGGCTGGTTGTGGGCGATCATCGTGGGATTCGTGCTCGGCGTGATCGCCAAGGCGGTCATCCCGGGCAAGCAGCACAGCCCCCTCTGGCTGACCACCATCTGCGGCATGCTCGGCGCCATCGTCGGCAACGCGGTCGCCCGCGCCGTGGGCGTCGCCTCGACCCGGGGCATCGACTGGAGCCGCCACATCTTCCAGCTGGTGGCCGCGATCATCATCGTCGCGGCCGTGGACGCTCTTTACATGGCGACGCTGGGCAAGAGGAAGCAGGAGAGAGTGGGAGTTTGA
- the tyrS gene encoding tyrosine--tRNA ligase — protein sequence MTDIVDELKWRGLIALSTDEDALRKAFADGPVTFYCGFDPTAPSLHLGNLVQILTMRRIQEAGNRPLALVGGATGLIGDPKPTAERTLNAPEVVAGWVDRLRAQIEPLLHFDGPHAAVMVNNLDWTQGLSAIEFLRDIGKHFRVNKMIAKEAVSRRLNSDAGISYTEFSYQILQGMDFLQLYRRHGCTLQTGGSDQWGNLTSGTDLIHRVEPHAVVHALGTPLITKADGTKFGKTESGTVWLDPEMTTPYAFYQFWVNADDRDVSKFLRIFSFRSREEIEELERQTEERPQARAAQRALAEELTTLVHGADQTAAVIAASRALFGQGELADLDGRTLAAALSEVPHIQVTELGPVVDLFAEVGLVASKSAARRTVKEGGAYVNNVKVVAEDAVPSSEDLLDGRWLVLRRGKKNLAAVELVGA from the coding sequence GTGACGGACATCGTCGACGAGCTGAAGTGGCGTGGGCTCATCGCCCTCTCCACGGACGAGGACGCACTGCGCAAGGCGTTCGCGGACGGCCCCGTCACGTTCTATTGCGGCTTCGACCCGACCGCGCCCAGCCTGCACCTCGGCAACCTGGTGCAGATCCTCACGATGCGCCGCATCCAGGAGGCCGGGAACCGGCCGCTGGCGCTGGTCGGCGGGGCCACGGGTCTCATCGGCGACCCGAAGCCGACGGCCGAGCGCACGCTGAACGCGCCGGAGGTCGTGGCGGGCTGGGTGGACCGGCTGCGCGCCCAGATCGAGCCGCTGCTGCACTTCGACGGGCCCCACGCCGCCGTCATGGTCAACAACCTGGACTGGACCCAGGGCCTGTCGGCCATCGAGTTCCTGCGGGACATCGGCAAGCACTTCCGCGTCAACAAGATGATCGCCAAGGAAGCCGTCTCCCGGCGGCTGAACTCCGACGCGGGCATCAGCTACACCGAGTTCAGCTACCAGATCCTGCAGGGCATGGACTTCCTGCAGCTGTACCGGCGACACGGCTGCACCCTGCAGACCGGCGGCAGCGACCAGTGGGGCAACCTCACGTCGGGCACGGACCTGATCCACCGGGTCGAGCCGCACGCCGTGGTGCACGCGCTCGGCACCCCGCTGATCACCAAGGCGGACGGGACCAAGTTCGGCAAGACCGAGTCCGGCACGGTGTGGCTCGACCCCGAGATGACGACGCCGTACGCCTTCTACCAGTTCTGGGTCAACGCGGACGACCGTGACGTCTCGAAGTTCCTGCGCATCTTCAGCTTCCGCTCCCGCGAGGAGATCGAGGAGCTGGAGCGGCAGACTGAGGAGCGGCCCCAGGCCCGGGCCGCGCAGCGCGCGCTCGCCGAGGAGCTGACGACGCTGGTGCACGGCGCCGACCAGACGGCCGCGGTGATCGCCGCGAGCCGTGCCCTGTTCGGGCAGGGCGAGCTGGCGGACCTGGACGGTCGGACGCTGGCGGCGGCGCTGTCGGAGGTGCCGCACATCCAGGTCACGGAGCTGGGTCCGGTGGTGGACCTGTTCGCCGAGGTCGGGCTCGTCGCCAGCAAGTCCGCTGCCCGGCGGACGGTGAAGGAGGGCGGGGCCTACGTGAACAACGTGAAGGTCGTCGCCGAGGACGCGGTGCCCTCGTCCGAGGATCTGCTGGACGGGCGGTGGCTGGTGCTGCGGCGGGGGAAGAAGAACCTGGCCGCGGTGGAGCTCGTGGGCGCCTGA